A DNA window from Sphingopyxis macrogoltabida contains the following coding sequences:
- a CDS encoding OmpH family outer membrane protein yields the protein MKKIFVASALAFAALSVSPVVSAPAFAQAKAIAVADVRAAAARSNAFQTATQQIETTYKAQIDQQQSRGQTLQAEINVLIAKYQEEAKKTPQNQAALQAAAKAVQDKRQAAQTELGQISAPVDLAIAYVEDQISVRMNEAIKAAMTAKKVDLLLNPDAVLARENNVDITDAVVTELNRILPSVSTAAPAGYQPGQLVQQRNQQLMDAARAAQGTPAPAAPATGTPPTTR from the coding sequence ATGAAGAAAATTTTTGTCGCTTCGGCGCTGGCCTTCGCCGCGCTGTCGGTTTCGCCCGTCGTGTCGGCCCCCGCATTCGCGCAGGCAAAGGCCATCGCCGTCGCCGACGTCCGTGCCGCCGCCGCGCGTTCGAACGCCTTCCAGACCGCCACGCAGCAGATCGAGACGACCTACAAGGCGCAGATCGACCAGCAGCAGTCGCGCGGCCAGACGCTGCAGGCCGAAATCAACGTCCTGATCGCCAAATATCAGGAAGAAGCGAAGAAGACGCCGCAGAATCAGGCGGCGCTGCAGGCGGCCGCCAAGGCCGTGCAGGACAAGCGCCAGGCTGCGCAGACCGAACTTGGTCAGATCAGCGCGCCGGTCGATCTCGCTATCGCTTATGTCGAGGACCAGATCAGCGTTCGCATGAACGAAGCGATCAAGGCGGCGATGACCGCGAAGAAGGTCGACCTGCTGCTCAACCCCGACGCGGTGCTGGCACGCGAGAATAATGTCGACATCACCGACGCGGTGGTGACCGAACTCAACCGCATCCTGCCCAGCGTGTCGACCGCAGCGCCGGCCGGCTACCAGCCGGGCCAGCTCGTCCAGCAGCGCAACCAGCAGTTGATGGACGCCGCGCGCGCCGCACAGGGCACGCCCGCTCCCGCCGCCCCGGCGACCGGCACGCCGCCGACGACGCGCTGA
- a CDS encoding DEAD/DEAH box helicase yields the protein MTTFNDFGLHADINRALAAKDYTQPTPIQTQAIPPLMKGRDLCGIAQTGTGKTAGFSLPSIHHLLTYPHRANPRSCRMLVLAPTRELAAQIAQSCRDYGRFTKLSVTTVFGGVPINKQIRDLSGGVDILVATPGRLLDLIDQRALRLDDVEIFVLDEADQMMDMGFIHSLRRIAKLLPSRRQNLFFSATMPKEIAGLADQFLNDPVTVSVTPAATTVEKISQYSTFVEQKEKQALLHAVIASEDIDRALIFTRTKHGADRVVRHLAGAKIKAMAIHGNKSQSQRTQALQAFRSGDIKLLVATDIAARGIDVSGVSHVINFEIPNVPEQYVHRIGRTARAGAEGKAISFIAPDERPYMRDIERVTRSKSEPMPLPENFNELVRKLPKPAQPPRDTGSQGRNPQRQREDALRQRDGGQRDAGHRDGGQPRGDRGPRRDGPVTADGQPQRKRRFRPRNKSVGAHKGAVKRVG from the coding sequence ATGACGACTTTTAACGACTTTGGCCTGCACGCCGACATCAATCGCGCGCTTGCCGCCAAGGATTATACCCAGCCGACCCCGATCCAGACGCAGGCGATCCCGCCGCTGATGAAGGGCCGCGACCTGTGCGGCATCGCGCAGACCGGCACCGGCAAGACCGCCGGTTTCTCGCTGCCCTCGATCCATCACCTGCTGACCTATCCGCACCGCGCCAATCCGCGCAGCTGCCGGATGCTGGTGCTCGCCCCGACGCGCGAGCTCGCGGCGCAGATCGCGCAGAGCTGCCGCGACTATGGCCGCTTCACCAAATTGTCGGTGACGACGGTGTTCGGCGGCGTGCCGATCAACAAGCAGATCCGCGATCTGTCGGGCGGCGTCGATATTCTCGTCGCCACCCCCGGCCGCCTGCTCGACCTGATCGACCAGCGCGCGCTGCGCCTCGACGATGTCGAAATCTTCGTCCTCGACGAAGCCGACCAGATGATGGACATGGGCTTCATCCATTCGCTGCGCCGCATCGCCAAACTGCTGCCGTCGCGCCGCCAGAACCTGTTCTTCTCGGCGACGATGCCGAAGGAAATCGCCGGGCTTGCCGACCAGTTCCTCAACGATCCGGTCACCGTATCAGTGACGCCCGCCGCGACGACCGTCGAAAAGATCAGCCAATATTCGACCTTCGTCGAACAGAAGGAAAAGCAGGCGCTGCTCCATGCCGTCATTGCCAGCGAAGATATCGACCGCGCCCTGATCTTCACCCGCACCAAGCATGGCGCCGACCGCGTCGTGCGCCATCTCGCCGGCGCGAAGATCAAGGCGATGGCGATCCACGGCAACAAGAGCCAGTCGCAGCGCACCCAGGCACTGCAGGCGTTCCGATCGGGCGATATCAAGCTGCTCGTCGCGACCGACATCGCGGCGCGCGGCATCGATGTATCGGGCGTTTCGCACGTCATCAACTTCGAGATCCCGAACGTACCCGAACAATATGTCCACCGCATCGGCCGCACCGCGCGCGCCGGCGCCGAGGGCAAGGCGATCAGCTTCATCGCGCCTGATGAGCGTCCGTACATGCGCGACATCGAACGCGTCACGCGGAGCAAGTCCGAACCGATGCCGCTGCCCGAAAATTTCAACGAGCTGGTGCGCAAGCTGCCGAAGCCGGCGCAGCCGCCGCGCGATACGGGCAGCCAGGGCCGCAATCCCCAACGCCAACGCGAGGATGCGCTGCGCCAGCGCGATGGCGGTCAGCGCGACGCCGGGCACCGTGACGGGGGCCAGCCGCGCGGCGATCGCGGTCCGCGCCGCGACGGTCCGGTGACGGCCGACGGCCAGCCGCAGCGCAAGCGCCGCTTCCGGCCCCGCAACAAGAGCGTCGGTGCGCACAAGGGCGCGGTGAAGCGCGTCGGCTGA
- a CDS encoding glycerol kinase translates to MTEKIIVIDEGTTSTRTMLFAADGTPLGSAQREFRQYYPAPGLVEHDAAEIWDATLACTREMIAQARGAAAVAAIGITNQRETIVFWDRKTGEPLAPAIVWQDRRTAADCTALKDAGHEKAVQEKSGLLLDPYFSGSKIGWALKHWAQLEEAGDRLAVGTIESYLVYRLTGGVHVTDASNASRTLLMDINDQNGWDAGLCDLLGVPMRLLPEITGCTATVGTTDPALFGGAIPITGMAGDQQAATIGQACLAPGQTKATFGTGAFILSASGTERPHSNNRLLATVLVQEGDVRSYALEGSVFVAGSLIKWLRDGLGLLASAGESEGLARSIDDNGGVYLVPALTGLGAPHWRPDALGAISGLSFASGKAHVARAALEAQAYQAHDLKSAFAADGVDWAELRIDGGMAANDWMAQDLADMLDLVVERPGFVESTALGAAMLAATGAGIYPDLASATAAMRGTATRFTPALAAAKRKTRLAGWQSALAKVLG, encoded by the coding sequence TTGACCGAGAAGATCATCGTCATCGACGAGGGCACCACCTCGACCCGCACGATGCTTTTCGCCGCCGACGGCACCCCGCTCGGCAGCGCCCAGCGCGAGTTCCGGCAATATTATCCGGCGCCCGGCCTCGTCGAGCATGACGCCGCCGAAATCTGGGACGCAACGCTCGCCTGCACGCGCGAGATGATTGCGCAGGCGCGCGGTGCGGCTGCGGTGGCGGCGATCGGCATCACCAACCAGCGCGAAACGATCGTCTTCTGGGACCGCAAGACCGGCGAACCGCTCGCGCCCGCGATCGTCTGGCAGGACCGGCGCACCGCGGCAGACTGCACCGCGCTCAAGGACGCGGGGCATGAAAAGGCCGTGCAGGAAAAAAGCGGCCTCCTGCTCGACCCCTATTTTTCCGGAAGCAAGATCGGCTGGGCGCTGAAGCATTGGGCGCAGCTCGAAGAGGCTGGCGACCGGCTGGCGGTGGGCACGATCGAATCCTACCTCGTCTACCGGCTGACCGGCGGGGTGCATGTGACCGACGCGAGCAATGCGTCGCGGACCCTGCTGATGGACATCAACGACCAGAACGGCTGGGACGCCGGTCTCTGCGACTTGCTTGGCGTTCCGATGCGGCTGCTGCCCGAGATCACGGGCTGCACCGCGACGGTCGGCACGACCGACCCCGCGCTGTTCGGCGGCGCGATCCCGATTACGGGAATGGCGGGCGACCAGCAGGCGGCCACGATCGGGCAGGCGTGCCTCGCGCCGGGGCAGACCAAGGCCACCTTCGGCACCGGCGCCTTCATCCTGTCGGCGAGCGGTACCGAACGGCCGCACTCGAACAACCGCCTGCTCGCGACGGTGCTGGTGCAGGAAGGCGATGTCCGTTCCTACGCCCTCGAAGGGTCGGTGTTCGTCGCCGGCAGCCTGATCAAATGGCTCCGCGACGGGCTCGGCCTGCTCGCCAGCGCGGGTGAGAGCGAGGGGCTGGCGCGGTCGATCGACGACAATGGCGGCGTCTATCTGGTCCCGGCCCTGACCGGCCTTGGCGCCCCGCACTGGCGGCCGGACGCACTGGGCGCGATATCGGGGCTGAGTTTCGCCAGCGGCAAGGCGCATGTCGCACGCGCCGCGCTCGAGGCGCAGGCCTATCAGGCACACGACCTTAAATCGGCTTTTGCCGCCGACGGGGTCGATTGGGCCGAATTGCGTATCGACGGCGGCATGGCCGCGAACGACTGGATGGCGCAGGATCTGGCCGACATGCTCGATCTGGTGGTCGAGCGGCCGGGCTTCGTCGAGAGCACGGCGCTGGGTGCCGCGATGCTCGCGGCGACCGGCGCGGGAATTTATCCCGACCTCGCGAGTGCGACGGCCGCGATGCGCGGCACCGCAACGCGCTTCACCCCCGCGCTCGCTGCCGCAAAACGCAAAACGCGCCTTGCCGGGTGGCAAAGCGCGCTTGCAAAAGTCCTCGGCTGA
- the rpmE gene encoding 50S ribosomal protein L31 has protein sequence MKKDIHPDYHTITVKMTDGTEYQTRSTWGKEGDVMTLEIDPTAHPAWTGGTGRMLDAGGQVAKFNKRFGGLTLKR, from the coding sequence ATGAAAAAAGACATTCACCCCGACTATCACACCATCACGGTCAAGATGACCGATGGTACCGAATATCAGACGCGCTCGACCTGGGGCAAAGAGGGCGACGTGATGACGCTCGAAATCGACCCGACGGCGCACCCGGCATGGACCGGCGGCACGGGCCGCATGCTCGACGCGGGCGGTCAGGTTGCGAAGTTCAACAAGCGCTTCGGTGGTCTCACCCTCAAGCGTTAA
- the bamA gene encoding outer membrane protein assembly factor BamA, whose amino-acid sequence MNSVASHKISARMQLSALLMAGTMLAPVAPLMAQEAAPPATVPTVPAPPAPEAVPSATTVQSITVTGNQRLEAQTILSYLRLRVGQPYDRSVLDQALKDLAATELFKDFQITDNAGALTIQVTENPVINRVILEGNKRLKEDKIRPEIKLAPRQIFTRSKVRADVARIIELYKRQGRFAATVEPKMVSLDQNRVDVVFEINEGPKSKVRQINIIGNEKFSDGDLRDEMATKESGLLTILSSNTSYDPDRLAYDQQKLRLFYLQNGYADFRVISAVAELTSNKQDFIITYVVEEGERYKFGDVDVKSEIRDFRPETLKTLLPMKKDDWYDAKLVEDTVESLSETAGLFGYAFADISPEFRRDPETRTMGITFNVAESPRTYVERIDVNGNTLTHDKVVRREFRLNEGDAFNSFGVKRTENRINSLGYFQENLEIERKEGSAPDRIILETNVEEKPTGELSLSAGFSSIENFLLQGSIRQRNFRGLGQQLQASVNYSSYSKSVELGFTEPYLFDRNISIGGTVYRRDLNSFNFIGSDRRTTFEQSTTGFQINAGVPLTEFLSFFTRYSLNFDDVSLDKNLYYFRDECDPLVAGRYLCDAIGKRTTSLLGFTIAYDDRDNRLRPTRGQSLSLSQDFAGLGGSVKYVRTRAAASKHFNLGSRFILNVSAEGGYIYPLGGRPTPTSDKVRLTDRFFLGEPQMRGFDIRGVGPRVIRYASVDVTDPANPILDTTTKQRIDDALGGRAYYQGRLEIDIPLGTGAKELGLRPSVFLDVGSVFGVKRPDLTTLADFKDPSDGLTKNLCRNGTTGAISFGTQALVDHDNNAATPAIPQGSYSSCPTGTTSNLSPFEERYFGDSWMPRVSIGAGVNWNSPFGPFRIDFAYALRKEEGDDTKRFSFNVGTQF is encoded by the coding sequence ATGAACAGCGTGGCTTCACACAAAATTTCGGCGCGGATGCAGCTGTCGGCACTCCTCATGGCAGGAACGATGCTGGCTCCCGTCGCGCCGCTCATGGCGCAGGAAGCTGCACCGCCGGCTACCGTGCCGACCGTCCCGGCACCCCCCGCGCCCGAAGCTGTGCCGTCGGCGACGACCGTCCAGTCGATCACCGTCACCGGCAACCAGCGGCTCGAAGCGCAGACGATCCTGTCCTACCTGCGTCTGCGCGTCGGCCAGCCCTATGACCGCTCGGTACTCGACCAGGCGCTCAAGGACCTTGCCGCGACCGAACTTTTCAAGGATTTCCAGATCACCGACAATGCCGGTGCGCTGACGATCCAGGTCACCGAAAACCCGGTGATCAACCGCGTCATTCTGGAGGGCAACAAGCGCCTGAAGGAAGACAAGATCCGCCCCGAGATCAAGCTCGCGCCGCGCCAGATCTTTACCCGGTCGAAGGTTCGCGCCGACGTCGCGCGCATCATCGAACTCTACAAGCGGCAGGGCCGCTTCGCCGCGACCGTCGAGCCGAAGATGGTGTCGCTCGACCAGAACCGCGTCGATGTCGTCTTCGAAATCAATGAAGGTCCGAAGTCGAAGGTCCGCCAGATCAACATCATCGGCAACGAGAAGTTCAGCGACGGCGATCTCCGCGACGAGATGGCGACGAAGGAATCGGGCTTGCTGACGATCCTGTCGTCGAACACCAGCTACGACCCCGACCGTCTCGCCTATGACCAGCAAAAGCTGCGCCTTTTCTACCTGCAGAACGGCTATGCCGACTTCCGCGTCATTTCGGCGGTCGCCGAGCTGACGAGCAACAAGCAGGACTTCATCATCACCTATGTCGTCGAGGAAGGCGAACGCTACAAGTTCGGCGACGTCGACGTGAAGAGCGAAATCCGCGACTTTCGGCCGGAAACGCTGAAGACGCTGCTGCCGATGAAGAAGGACGACTGGTACGACGCGAAGCTGGTCGAGGACACCGTCGAAAGCCTGAGCGAGACCGCCGGTCTGTTCGGTTATGCCTTTGCCGACATCAGCCCCGAGTTCCGCCGCGACCCCGAAACGCGGACGATGGGGATTACCTTCAACGTCGCCGAAAGTCCGCGGACTTACGTCGAGCGCATCGACGTCAACGGCAACACGCTGACCCACGACAAGGTCGTGCGCCGCGAGTTCCGCCTGAACGAAGGCGATGCGTTCAACAGCTTCGGTGTCAAGCGCACCGAAAACCGCATCAACAGCCTCGGCTATTTCCAGGAAAATCTGGAGATCGAGCGCAAGGAAGGCAGCGCCCCCGACCGCATCATCCTCGAAACCAATGTCGAGGAAAAGCCGACCGGTGAACTGTCGCTGTCGGCCGGTTTCTCGTCGATCGAGAATTTCCTGCTGCAGGGATCGATCCGCCAGCGCAACTTCCGCGGCCTCGGCCAGCAGTTGCAGGCGTCGGTCAACTATTCGAGCTATTCGAAGTCGGTCGAACTCGGCTTTACCGAGCCCTATCTGTTCGACCGCAACATCTCGATCGGCGGCACCGTCTATCGCCGCGATCTGAACTCGTTCAACTTCATCGGCAGCGACCGCCGCACGACGTTCGAACAGTCGACGACGGGCTTCCAGATCAACGCCGGTGTGCCGCTCACCGAATTCCTGTCGTTCTTCACGCGTTACAGCCTGAACTTCGACGATGTGTCGCTCGACAAGAATCTCTATTATTTCCGCGACGAGTGCGACCCGCTGGTCGCCGGCCGTTACCTCTGCGACGCGATCGGCAAGCGTACGACCTCGCTGCTCGGCTTCACCATCGCCTATGACGACCGCGACAACCGCCTGCGCCCGACGCGCGGCCAGTCGCTGTCGCTCAGCCAGGATTTCGCCGGCCTCGGCGGCAGCGTCAAATATGTCCGTACCCGCGCCGCGGCGAGCAAGCACTTCAACCTCGGCAGCCGCTTCATCCTCAATGTTTCGGCCGAGGGCGGTTATATCTACCCGCTCGGCGGGCGCCCGACCCCGACCAGCGACAAGGTCCGCCTGACCGACCGCTTCTTCCTCGGCGAACCGCAGATGCGCGGTTTCGACATTCGCGGCGTCGGTCCGCGCGTCATCCGCTATGCGTCGGTCGACGTGACCGATCCCGCAAACCCGATCCTCGACACGACGACCAAACAGCGCATCGACGACGCGCTCGGCGGCCGCGCCTATTATCAGGGGCGGCTCGAGATCGACATTCCGCTCGGCACCGGAGCCAAGGAACTCGGCCTCCGGCCGTCGGTCTTCCTCGACGTCGGTTCGGTCTTCGGCGTCAAGCGTCCCGACCTCACCACGCTCGCCGACTTCAAGGATCCGTCCGACGGTCTCACCAAGAATCTTTGCCGCAACGGCACCACCGGCGCGATCAGCTTCGGTACGCAGGCGCTGGTCGATCATGACAACAACGCTGCGACCCCGGCGATCCCGCAGGGGTCGTACAGCAGCTGTCCGACCGGGACGACCTCCAACCTCTCCCCGTTCGAGGAACGTTATTTCGGCGATAGCTGGATGCCGCGCGTCTCGATCGGTGCCGGTGTCAACTGGAACTCGCCTTTCGGTCCCTTCCGGATCGACTTCGCTTACGCCCTTCGCAAAGAAGAGGGCGATGATACCAAACGCTTCTCATTCAACGTAGGAACCCAATTCTGA
- the rseP gene encoding RIP metalloprotease RseP: protein MLEAPGIPFTILAFLLVLGPLVFVHEYGHYIVGRWCGVKADTFSIGFGRKILAWTDKRGTEWKIGWLPLGGYVQFAGDRDAVSQPDAEWEKLPEAERSHSFPAQPVWKRTLIVLAGPVTNFLFAILILAGFAWIGGTPTTPPVAGSVMEGSAAAAAGIRAGDRIVSIDGRAMDVFTDIPMAVAHRPGEAMDVRIERGGAEETLRLTPRLVKEQDRFGNSFERGVIGIAAGEVVFEKVSLVEAPLIGLKQTAQIVRQTGEVLGQLLTGNRSVKDLSGPLNIAKVSGEAASLGIASLIFLIALISINLGFINLLPLPMLDGGHLLFYGYEAIRRRPAPAKVQEWAFRFGFAAVVTLMLVVTFNDLGSFGLWDRIARLIG, encoded by the coding sequence ATGCTTGAAGCCCCCGGCATTCCTTTCACGATTCTGGCCTTCCTGCTGGTGCTCGGCCCGCTCGTGTTCGTGCACGAATATGGGCATTATATCGTCGGGCGCTGGTGCGGCGTGAAGGCCGATACCTTCTCGATCGGCTTCGGCCGCAAGATCCTCGCGTGGACCGACAAGCGCGGCACCGAATGGAAGATCGGCTGGCTGCCGCTTGGCGGCTATGTCCAGTTCGCGGGCGACCGCGATGCGGTCAGCCAGCCCGACGCCGAATGGGAGAAGCTGCCGGAAGCCGAACGCTCGCACAGCTTTCCCGCCCAGCCAGTGTGGAAACGCACCCTGATCGTCCTCGCCGGGCCGGTGACCAATTTTCTGTTCGCGATCCTGATCCTCGCCGGCTTCGCGTGGATCGGCGGCACGCCGACAACGCCGCCCGTCGCGGGCTCGGTGATGGAGGGTTCGGCCGCCGCCGCCGCGGGCATCCGCGCGGGCGATCGCATCGTCTCGATCGACGGCCGCGCCATGGACGTCTTTACCGATATTCCGATGGCGGTCGCGCACCGCCCCGGCGAGGCCATGGATGTAAGGATCGAACGCGGCGGCGCCGAAGAAACGCTGCGGCTCACCCCCCGGCTGGTGAAGGAGCAGGACCGGTTCGGCAACAGCTTCGAACGCGGCGTCATCGGTATCGCGGCGGGCGAGGTGGTGTTCGAGAAGGTGTCGCTCGTCGAGGCGCCGCTGATCGGGCTCAAGCAGACCGCGCAGATCGTCCGGCAGACGGGCGAAGTGCTGGGCCAGCTTCTGACCGGCAACCGGTCGGTCAAGGATCTGAGCGGGCCGCTCAACATCGCGAAGGTGTCGGGTGAGGCCGCGAGCCTCGGGATTGCGTCGCTGATCTTCCTGATCGCGCTGATCTCCATCAATCTGGGGTTCATAAACCTGTTGCCATTGCCCATGCTCGATGGCGGTCATTTGCTTTTTTACGGATATGAGGCGATCAGGCGACGTCCCGCGCCCGCCAAGGTGCAGGAATGGGCGTTCCGATTCGGCTTTGCGGCGGTCGTGACGCTGATGCTGGTCGTGACTTTCAATGATTTGGGCTCATTCGGCCTGTGGGACCGGATCGCCCGCTTGATTGGATAG
- the fabZ gene encoding 3-hydroxyacyl-ACP dehydratase FabZ: MADGEKDAGALGPVDIRRILTLLPHRYPMLLVDRVESMVKDTSIHAVKAVTMNEPFFQGHFPGRPIMPGVLIVEALAQAGGILAVESLGLGGSGKLVYFMGIDGVKFRKPVEPGVLLDLHVTILQAKRNICKFEGKAMLGGQLATECQFTAMIADPPGD, encoded by the coding sequence ATGGCTGACGGGGAAAAGGACGCGGGGGCCCTGGGTCCGGTGGATATCCGCCGGATCCTGACGCTGCTGCCGCACCGTTATCCGATGCTGCTCGTCGACCGGGTGGAATCGATGGTGAAGGACACCTCGATCCACGCGGTCAAGGCGGTGACGATGAACGAGCCTTTTTTTCAGGGTCATTTCCCCGGCCGGCCAATCATGCCCGGTGTCCTCATCGTCGAGGCGCTGGCGCAGGCTGGCGGTATCCTCGCGGTCGAATCGCTCGGCCTCGGCGGTTCGGGCAAGCTCGTCTATTTCATGGGCATCGACGGCGTGAAGTTCAGGAAACCGGTCGAACCCGGCGTCCTGCTCGACCTCCACGTCACCATCCTTCAGGCGAAGCGGAATATCTGCAAGTTCGAAGGCAAGGCGATGCTCGGCGGGCAACTGGCGACCGAATGCCAGTTCACCGCGATGATCGCCGATCCGCCCGGCGACTAA
- a CDS encoding MFS transporter, producing MTNGEAAVAAGTRQSERKVILASSLGTVFEWYDFYLYGLLATIISAQFFSGVNETTGFIFALAAFAAGFAVRPFGALVFGRIGDLVGRKNTFLVTMGLMGVSTFLVGVLPSYASIGVAAPILLVLLRLVQGLALGGEYGGAATYVAEHAPEGKRGLFTSFIQTTATLGLFAALGVVIAIRSAIGEEAFADWGWRLPFLISVILLGVSLWIRLQLEESPVFQQMKEEGTTSKAPLTEAFGRWANLKWVIIALFGAVAGQAVVWYSGQFYALFFLEKTLKVDGATANILIAIALALGTPFFIFFGWLSDKVGRKPIILAGCALAAITYFPAFQMLTAAANPAMAKAQTSAAVSVTADPGACAFQFDPVGKEKFESTGCDIAKSALAKAGVSYTSHTRARVAGQPAQVRIGDRVLIAPEPWRLAESERAGAIEVFREELAAATAAAGYPAAADPKAINKPLVVAILFYLVLLVTMVYGPIAALLVELFPSRIRYTAMSLPYHIGNGWFGGFLPTTAFAMVAATGNIYYGLWYPVVVAVITVIVGLLFLPETFRRSIHQ from the coding sequence ATGACGAACGGCGAGGCGGCGGTAGCGGCCGGCACCCGGCAGAGCGAGCGCAAGGTCATCCTTGCGTCGTCGCTCGGCACGGTGTTCGAATGGTATGATTTCTACCTCTACGGCCTGCTCGCGACGATCATCTCGGCGCAATTCTTCTCGGGCGTCAACGAAACCACGGGCTTCATCTTCGCGCTCGCGGCCTTTGCCGCGGGTTTTGCCGTGCGCCCGTTCGGGGCGCTCGTCTTCGGGCGAATCGGCGATCTGGTCGGCCGCAAGAACACCTTCCTCGTCACCATGGGCCTCATGGGGGTTTCGACCTTCCTCGTCGGTGTGCTGCCCAGCTATGCGTCGATCGGCGTCGCAGCCCCGATCCTCCTCGTCTTGCTGCGTCTCGTCCAGGGGCTCGCGCTCGGCGGCGAATATGGCGGCGCCGCGACTTACGTGGCCGAACATGCGCCAGAGGGGAAACGCGGCCTGTTCACCAGTTTCATCCAGACCACCGCGACCCTGGGGCTGTTCGCGGCGCTCGGCGTCGTCATCGCGATCCGCTCGGCGATCGGCGAGGAAGCCTTTGCCGATTGGGGCTGGCGCCTGCCGTTTCTGATCTCGGTGATCCTGCTCGGCGTGTCGCTGTGGATCCGCCTCCAGCTCGAGGAAAGCCCTGTTTTCCAGCAGATGAAGGAGGAGGGGACGACATCGAAGGCGCCGCTGACCGAAGCCTTCGGGCGCTGGGCGAACCTCAAATGGGTGATCATCGCGCTGTTCGGGGCGGTCGCGGGGCAGGCGGTCGTCTGGTATTCGGGGCAATTCTATGCGCTCTTTTTCCTTGAAAAGACGCTGAAGGTCGACGGCGCGACCGCGAACATATTGATCGCGATTGCGCTGGCGCTCGGCACGCCCTTCTTCATCTTTTTCGGCTGGCTCAGCGACAAGGTCGGCCGCAAGCCGATCATCCTCGCGGGCTGCGCGCTCGCCGCAATCACCTATTTCCCGGCCTTCCAGATGCTGACCGCCGCCGCCAACCCGGCGATGGCGAAGGCACAGACGAGCGCCGCGGTTTCGGTCACCGCCGATCCCGGTGCCTGCGCGTTCCAGTTCGATCCGGTGGGCAAGGAGAAATTTGAAAGCACCGGCTGCGACATCGCCAAATCGGCGCTGGCCAAGGCGGGTGTCAGCTACACGAGCCACACGCGCGCCCGGGTCGCCGGGCAGCCGGCGCAGGTGCGGATCGGCGACCGCGTGCTGATCGCGCCCGAACCATGGCGCCTCGCCGAAAGCGAGCGCGCCGGCGCGATCGAAGTCTTCCGCGAAGAGCTGGCTGCCGCCACCGCCGCGGCGGGCTATCCCGCCGCTGCCGACCCCAAGGCAATCAACAAGCCGCTCGTCGTCGCGATCCTCTTCTACCTCGTGCTGCTCGTCACGATGGTCTACGGCCCGATCGCCGCGCTGCTGGTCGAGCTGTTCCCCAGCCGCATTCGCTATACCGCGATGTCGTTGCCCTATCATATCGGCAACGGCTGGTTCGGCGGCTTCCTGCCGACGACGGCCTTCGCGATGGTCGCGGCGACCGGCAATATCTACTATGGCCTCTGGTATCCGGTGGTCGTGGCGGTGATCACGGTGATTGTCGGCCTGCTGTTCCTTCCGGAAACCTTCCGCCGTTCGATCCATCAATAG